TGAATCGGAGTGTTACGAATTGAATAAGCGCTTTTTTACTTTTCACGAAAAGAAAAGACCTTATATTATTCTAAAATGGGCCGAAACCAAAGATGGTTTTATCGCTCCCCATCCTATTCTTCGGGAAACGGAAAATGACAAGGAGAAAAAACCGTTTTGGATAACCAATACATATTCCAGACAATTAGTCCATAAATGGCGAACCGAAGAACCAGCCATTCTTGTGGGAACCCAGACAGCAGTTGATGATAATCCGAAACTTGATGCACGCGATTGGTTTGGAAACAATCCCGTGCGATTAGTCATTGACCAGAATAATCGCATTCCGAAAGACCATAATCTATTTAACAATCAAGTTAAAACTATACTATTTTCAAAATCGAAAACAACTGTTGAAAAAGAAAACACTATCTTTGAAGTGATTGATTTTGAACTCAATATAGCCGAACAAATTACAACTGTATTATACCAACACCAAATTCAATCCGTAATTATAGAAGGCGGAAGACAAACTTTGCAGACTTTTATTGATGCTAATTTGTGGGATGAAGCGCGAATATTTATTGGAACTGCTTCTTTTAAAGAAGGAACAAAAGCACCAATAATTACCCGAAAAAACATTGAAAAACACGCTGTTTACACCGATGAATTACTAATACTGAGAAACCATGATTAATGCTATCATTTTTGATTTTGGAGATGTATTTATCAATTTAGATAAAAAAGCTACTATGGATGGCCTGCAAAAACTAGGCTTATCGGAATGGAATAGTGATTTAGACCAATTGAATCAACAGTTTGAAATGGGACAGATCACACCGGAAAATTTTATTTCGGGATTTCAAGAACACATGCCTAAAGCTTCT
This region of Flavobacterium lacustre genomic DNA includes:
- the ribD gene encoding bifunctional diaminohydroxyphosphoribosylaminopyrimidine deaminase/5-amino-6-(5-phosphoribosylamino)uracil reductase RibD, coding for MKLHEKYIKRCIELAKNGLGTTYPNPMVGSVIVYEDQIIGEGWHKKAGEPHAEVNAINAVKDKSLLKKATIYVSLEPCSHFGKTPPCCDLIIKNKIPNVVVGTVDPNIKVAGNGIKKLIEAGATVSVGVLESECYELNKRFFTFHEKKRPYIILKWAETKDGFIAPHPILRETENDKEKKPFWITNTYSRQLVHKWRTEEPAILVGTQTAVDDNPKLDARDWFGNNPVRLVIDQNNRIPKDHNLFNNQVKTILFSKSKTTVEKENTIFEVIDFELNIAEQITTVLYQHQIQSVIIEGGRQTLQTFIDANLWDEARIFIGTASFKEGTKAPIITRKNIEKHAVYTDELLILRNHD